The stretch of DNA GTATCCACCCTATTATATTACTCTTTTATTTATCACAAGAAATACAAGAAGATATTGCGAGAGAAAGCTAAGCTGAAGATTTATTGATAAGCTAAGCTATGCTAAGAAAGACAATGTGTATTCCACAATTAGGCAGCAGCAGACTTTAGTCtaatctttttattatagctgtacttaaataataaagctTAGAAGTAGTTGTTTATGATTTAATCCGATTATGTTTGCCCGAGATTTATGACAGTAGGCTTGGGCTCGAAGTGATACTCGTGCCGTGCAAGTGCCTCAACCTCTGGTATTCATTGTCCAAAGGACCCGTTAGAATGTTTTACTGTCAGGTACCTCTATGGGTATTTCTCCTAATGAGGGTCATACTATCGCTctatacctttgttagacgaagcgcccgtcccgttgaccgcggctacgttgggcgacggACCGTCGCCCCGAGCCAGAGCTCACCATCACTAGTCTCGAACGATTACAATCGGATTAactaactacaattgtttaattacagctgtAGTAGACCCTGGAGTACACtattgcgggattatccaaaattccagaTACTCCGGTGttctaatatataatattattatatattattatatatatatattaatatatatattaataaaacataCCAATTGAAAGCATGTGCTGATTCTCAATCATTTCTAATATATAAGagaataacaatgtttctatttataactttaagttaatttataattgtttaccattatattatttagtaCATAATTAGCTTCTTTTAAAATTACGTTATTACAGATGTCTATTCATTGGGGTATAGCAGGTGCTGGAAAAATATCACATGATTTTGTAACATGCTTACGAACATTGCCAGAATCTGAGCATGTAGTTCTTGCAGTAGCAGCACGTGAATTATCAAGGGCACAGAACTTTTCTAGcttacataaaattaaaaaggcGTTCGACAGTTATATAGAGCTAGCGGAAGACAAGAATATTGGTATGTTTCATGTTTTTTTTAAGTTGAATTAATATAGAGATAGTCTTTTTATAAACGTTTTTGAACGTTATTGAATCTAACAAATCCGCCTTACTCTCCTTGCCTCTGGAAAGCAAGAGAACGCACGTTCAGTTCCTCACTTGAGTGTAACCCATACCATGGTTCCTTTGGGACTCCTTATCCTCATAATGAGTGGAATacgttacaataaaaaaaaatttggcCCTGAAAATCATGCTCCAGATCAATTTTGCACAaacattttattacaaatctccaccgatccagaTGTTTAGAATCACGCTATGACGGTTTTTAAACATACTTTTTATACACCCTGTAGATTATACACTGTACATACTCGCCACTCGGCAAGGAAATTATACACGCAAAACTTTTACCACTCGTTTTTTCATCACTTCGACACTTTCTAACTTCGCATACGAATTTACTCTACAGATACACACCTTCGAAATACCGAAAACTAAATACGATAGTCAGTTTTTGTGAAATAACACAAAATTGTTataatctattatttttaccgaaaattgaaaattagtacccatattttatgaaacttattcaaatataaaaatgccaTACATCATAATTTTAAGCATATTTTCCCGattgttttgtatttttttacgTTTACAGATGTCGTATATATTGGAACGTTACATCCTCAACACTTCGACATTGCAAAATTAATGTTAAATCATGGAAAACATGTTTTATGTGAAAAACCTTTAACTATGAATTTGAAGCAAACAACAGAGTTGATAAATTTAGCAAAGGAGAAGAAGTTGTTCTTAATGGAAGGTATTTGGAGTAGATGCTTTCCTATATATGAAActcttaaaaaagaaattgaatcCGGAAGTATTGGAGATGTTCATCAAGTTCTTGTATCTTTCGGATTTAGAATGCCAGATGTTCAACGACTCAAGTACGTAAACGATGTTTGTTTTGTCCTTTGTAtgcattttaaaattaaaattgtgaatgaaattataattcacAGTACTGCATGTAAGTAAGAAAGATGGTGACTACCGAGGCAGTTTTTAATGTTAAGATTTGCTAGGTTGGATATAAaggtttttattttatttacattaaagCTGCACACAGATGGACTTTTCGTGTGTCAGAACAGTCGTCGATATACATAACCAAAGTTGAGGGAAAGTCTGAAAACAGTATTATTACCGTTGTTACAAATCTTCAAGGCACAGATACCGTTTTTAAAATAGACACTCTTTGCAACAAAACTCCATTTATCTGAACATCACTTATTGCAATAACATTTTAACTAATGCCCGATTAACTGAAGCGTTGCCGTGTGAAACTTAATCtgattgaaaattaatttgaacgTAACTTCCTATGATGTACATGAAAAGTAGTAGGTAATGAGACAAATTTATAAGTCCCCGCTTATCTAAACttcgattaattatatacagggtATTCAGGTACAGGTGAAAGGAAATTTAAGGGGTGATTCTTGAAAccaaaataaaacaaaaaataaaaatttagaaattgcGTTTCCGGCTTTGTTTTTTAGTTATTGACAATCGGCCAAAATATCTCTACACGCACGAACGAAAGTAAGTCAGACTAAGTAGCGAGATGCACAGGGATCCTTAAATTGAACGATACATGGGCAGTATCTTAGTATGCATGTATGTGCATCCAAGTACATCCAGTACAATATGATTGGTGTATATGCATTAAGTTGATGTTCAGTATCGATATCTCATTTACTATCGTTCTGCATCTCTCCGTTTCCACATCTATCCAAATAAATCTCCAAATATGGTCTTGCATTACCATTTTTCACGTACATATATTCTTAAAACTACTACTGAACTCTATGTAATATACACGAAATTATGCACAAAATTGATCTGGATGATTTTAATAAGAATGAAAACTGAtttcaacaatatatatacataaatttttcgtttgaggctttgttttcgagaaaatcgactttgaattttcgctcggtacgcgtgcggtacgttataacggatctcactgtagatcgttgttccgatggaaaaattaaaaaaagaaaaaaaaaatttttattctatattttcgacttctttttcgcgtagaatcaccccctttccactcgtaccaccagttaccaaccaccctgtataatattgtatatGATGCCACTTAAAAAAGTCAAGGTCACACTGACCTgttattaaacaataatttgtcagaaatttttaatatccaAATGTGTAATAAACCAAAAATTGattaacttttatttaaaacactTCTTTGTGAAATTATCGGAAATGCTTGAAAAATACTGGTCATTTTCACAGGATaaaatttaccgaatgtccagttggacaaattgtaaagtgtaaattaaataaaaaaaaatcttacgAGATATACCCTCTATATCGGTATATTGAAATCGATACGataaatcatattttatacaatttactTCGCCTTCTTGTATTCCGCGTTTTTGACGTTTTCAAAATACTTCTATAGGTAAATGACTCAGCATCAAACTTCCTACATTTATAATGTGTTGTGTATTAACGACtgcaatttaatttctgtGTATCTGTAACATCCATTAATTCTTTATTCTAGGCAGTATGCTCAAAtctgttaatttttattaaatgcaTAATACATTGGATAGTGCATTACATATTTAAGTCAaacttattatattaaaagataCGTTATTCTGTTTAGCATTAAAAGTCTAGGAGGAGGTACCGTATTGGACTTGGGCGTGTATGGAATACAATTTGcttgtttaatatttaataatgaaatacCTCATACTGTACAAGCTGCTGGGTGCTTAAATGAAGAGGGAGTTGATCAATCTGTATCTACTACCTTTCTTTACAAAGGAAACCGTACTGCAACCATTATTACTCACTGTCTAGTTGATTTACCGAATGAAGCTTACATCATTGGTACAAAAGGAATGATAAAAGTTCCGAACTTTTGGTGCCCTACAACACTAGAATTGCCAAGtggtaaaataaatataccacTTCCTGAAACTGAATAtaagtttaattttattaacagcGTTGGATTTGTTTATGAAGCTAATGAAGTTCGCAATTGCATTTTAGCAGGTACTGCATGTT from Bombus huntii isolate Logan2020A chromosome 3, iyBomHunt1.1, whole genome shotgun sequence encodes:
- the LOC126863708 gene encoding trans-1,2-dihydrobenzene-1,2-diol dehydrogenase-like isoform X1; translated protein: MNIMSIHWGIAGAGKISHDFVTCLRTLPESEHVVLAVAARELSRAQNFSSLHKIKKAFDSYIELAEDKNIDVVYIGTLHPQHFDIAKLMLNHGKHVLCEKPLTMNLKQTTELINLAKEKKLFLMEGIWSRCFPIYETLKKEIESGSIGDVHQVLVSFGFRMPDVQRLNIKSLGGGTVLDLGVYGIQFACLIFNNEIPHTVQAAGCLNEEGVDQSVSTTFLYKGNRTATIITHCLVDLPNEAYIIGTKGMIKVPNFWCPTTLELPSGKINIPLPETEYKFNFINSVGFVYEANEVRNCILAGVTESSKVPHNVSLLVAQLEDEIRRQVGVTYLED
- the LOC126863708 gene encoding trans-1,2-dihydrobenzene-1,2-diol dehydrogenase-like isoform X2, encoding MSIHWGIAGAGKISHDFVTCLRTLPESEHVVLAVAARELSRAQNFSSLHKIKKAFDSYIELAEDKNIDVVYIGTLHPQHFDIAKLMLNHGKHVLCEKPLTMNLKQTTELINLAKEKKLFLMEGIWSRCFPIYETLKKEIESGSIGDVHQVLVSFGFRMPDVQRLNIKSLGGGTVLDLGVYGIQFACLIFNNEIPHTVQAAGCLNEEGVDQSVSTTFLYKGNRTATIITHCLVDLPNEAYIIGTKGMIKVPNFWCPTTLELPSGKINIPLPETEYKFNFINSVGFVYEANEVRNCILAGVTESSKVPHNVSLLVAQLEDEIRRQVGVTYLED